One genomic window of Anaerofustis stercorihominis DSM 17244 includes the following:
- a CDS encoding HAD family hydrolase yields the protein MIKAAVFDFDGTLMDTLVDTALCINHVLKNHGFDEVPIDEYKNIFGGSCYDMINLVTPKTMNDPVLLHEMDVEVQYHYSKHYNENCKPYKNIRHAIRALRKNNIDICVITNKPSRLLIPLLNEFFADIEFKHIIAADSGFPLKPNPASCNQLMQTLDIHHDEVVFIGDSEVDIQIAKNARAFSIGCGWGFRGGESLIKAGADYVIHEPMHVVEVVNILNKRSLKDIMEEAKLILKMLK from the coding sequence ATGATTAAAGCAGCCGTTTTTGATTTTGACGGGACACTAATGGATACTTTGGTTGATACAGCTCTTTGTATAAATCATGTATTAAAAAATCATGGGTTTGATGAGGTTCCCATAGATGAGTATAAGAATATTTTCGGAGGAAGCTGTTACGATATGATAAATCTTGTAACTCCGAAAACCATGAACGACCCTGTGCTCTTACATGAAATGGATGTCGAAGTTCAGTATCATTACTCAAAACATTATAATGAAAACTGCAAACCATATAAAAATATCAGGCATGCCATAAGAGCTCTTAGGAAAAATAATATAGATATATGTGTTATTACAAATAAACCTTCAAGACTTCTTATACCTCTACTAAATGAATTTTTTGCAGATATAGAATTTAAGCATATAATTGCTGCCGATTCGGGATTTCCCCTAAAACCAAATCCTGCTTCCTGCAATCAATTGATGCAGACTCTTGATATACATCACGATGAAGTAGTGTTTATAGGCGACAGTGAAGTGGATATACAAATCGCCAAAAATGCCAGGGCATTTTCTATCGGCTGCGGCTGGGGATTCAGAGGCGGTGAATCGCTTATTAAAGCAGGTGCCGATTATGTTATCCATGAACCTATGCATGTTGTTGAGGTTGTGAATATACTTAATAAACGTTCACTTAAGGATATTATGGAAGAAGCTAAACTGATACTTAAAATGCTTAAATAG